One stretch of Halapricum desulfuricans DNA includes these proteins:
- a CDS encoding chemotaxis protein CheW, with product MSDATNQVLEFQLGDETYCVSIDYVTEIVDVGELTSVPNAPPHVEGVMDLRGRTTSIVNPKVVFDINGGDPSRIVVFDPEIADDQGAVGWLVDEVDQVSQVDPENVDRSPTSDDVDSVRGVVKRDDGFVIWVNPDAIRSA from the coding sequence ATGTCAGACGCAACGAATCAGGTCCTCGAATTCCAGCTCGGGGACGAGACCTACTGCGTGAGTATCGATTACGTGACGGAAATCGTCGACGTCGGGGAGCTGACGTCGGTCCCGAACGCCCCGCCGCACGTCGAGGGGGTCATGGACCTTCGCGGGCGCACGACGTCGATCGTCAATCCGAAAGTCGTCTTCGACATCAACGGCGGTGATCCGTCCCGCATCGTCGTCTTCGACCCGGAAATCGCCGACGACCAGGGTGCGGTCGGCTGGCTCGTCGACGAGGTCGATCAGGTGAGCCAGGTCGACCCTGAAAACGTCGACCGGTCGCCGACCAGCGACGACGTCGACTCGGTCCGCGGCGTCGTCAAGCGCGACGACGGGTTCGTCATCTGGGTGAATCCGGACGCGATCCGGTCCGCGTGA
- the cheA gene encoding chemotaxis protein CheA yields MEDQYLDAFIRESEEAITELNNSLLELESDPESTEAMDSIFRTAHTLKGNFGAMGFDDASELAHAIEDLLDEMRDDQLEVTPEIMDLIFAGVDQIEAIVREIDESGQSTADTDAIVADIRGVMDGETAESETDDERTAGSGDDPSELVAGVELPNADGPIYHASVSVGDSQMPGVDAMLALESIEGELDVLGTDPSREAVEDGDFEDAFGVFLAGAQQSAVEATLSATGKIGDATVTDVTDAVGTQATDADGEASSAESDPPGGEPSAGDGAKRATADSSDTDTASESGSTQPASAGDGQEAGSVEEIKSVRVDVDQLDELHGLVEQLVTSRIKLRRAVEHEQLDSASENLNELDKITANLQNTVMDMRLIPLKKVVGKFPRLVRDLSRDLGKEIDFTIEGEDIELDRTILTEISDPLMHILRNAVDHGIEPPDERERRGKSRTGEVTLSASRERDHVIIEVADDGAGLDVDAIREQALDRGVRSPDEIEAMTDSDLYDLIFHPGFSTAEEVTDTSGRGVGMDVVHDTVTKLDGSVNVESTPGEGTTVSLRLPVTMAIVKVLFVEVGDEQYGIPIKNVDEITQATEAQSINGTEVIKHNDEIYPVVDLAETFDVPGETKNGDGMLVRIRESERRVALHCDSVESQEEVVVKPLEGILSGTPGLSGTAVLGDGNIVHILDVVTL; encoded by the coding sequence ATGGAGGATCAGTATCTCGACGCGTTCATCCGCGAGAGCGAGGAAGCGATCACCGAACTGAACAACTCGCTGCTCGAACTCGAATCGGATCCCGAAAGCACCGAGGCGATGGATTCCATCTTTCGGACGGCGCACACGCTGAAGGGTAACTTCGGCGCGATGGGTTTCGACGACGCCTCCGAACTCGCCCACGCGATCGAAGACCTCCTCGACGAGATGCGCGACGACCAACTGGAGGTCACCCCGGAGATCATGGACCTGATCTTCGCCGGTGTCGACCAGATCGAGGCGATCGTCCGCGAGATCGACGAGAGCGGCCAGTCGACGGCCGATACCGATGCCATCGTCGCCGACATCCGCGGGGTCATGGACGGGGAAACCGCCGAGAGCGAGACAGACGACGAACGGACCGCCGGGTCGGGCGACGACCCGTCGGAGCTGGTCGCCGGCGTCGAACTCCCGAACGCTGACGGTCCGATCTATCACGCGTCAGTGTCGGTCGGAGACTCACAGATGCCGGGCGTCGACGCGATGCTGGCGCTGGAGTCGATCGAGGGAGAACTGGACGTTCTCGGGACCGATCCGTCCCGTGAGGCGGTCGAAGACGGGGACTTCGAAGACGCCTTCGGAGTATTCCTCGCGGGCGCACAGCAGTCCGCGGTCGAAGCGACCCTGAGTGCCACGGGCAAGATCGGAGACGCGACTGTGACGGACGTGACCGACGCCGTCGGGACGCAAGCGACAGACGCCGACGGCGAGGCGTCGTCCGCCGAGAGCGACCCGCCCGGTGGTGAGCCATCGGCCGGTGACGGGGCGAAACGGGCGACAGCGGACAGCTCAGACACCGATACTGCGTCAGAGTCCGGTTCGACACAACCGGCAAGTGCCGGCGACGGTCAGGAGGCCGGTTCGGTCGAGGAGATCAAGTCCGTCCGGGTCGACGTCGACCAGCTCGACGAGCTGCACGGGCTGGTCGAACAGCTCGTGACGAGCCGGATCAAGCTCCGGCGAGCGGTCGAACACGAACAGCTCGACTCGGCCTCGGAGAACCTCAACGAACTCGACAAGATCACCGCGAACCTCCAGAACACGGTCATGGACATGCGGCTGATCCCGCTGAAGAAAGTCGTCGGGAAGTTCCCGCGACTGGTCCGGGACCTCTCGCGTGACCTCGGCAAGGAGATCGACTTCACGATCGAGGGCGAGGACATCGAGCTCGATCGGACGATCCTCACCGAGATTTCCGATCCGCTGATGCACATCCTGCGCAACGCGGTCGACCACGGGATCGAGCCGCCGGACGAGCGAGAACGACGCGGAAAGTCCCGGACGGGGGAGGTGACGCTGTCGGCCTCCCGGGAACGCGATCACGTCATCATCGAGGTCGCGGACGACGGGGCCGGACTCGACGTCGACGCGATCAGAGAGCAGGCGCTCGATCGGGGCGTCCGGTCACCGGACGAGATCGAGGCGATGACCGACTCGGACCTCTATGACCTGATCTTCCATCCCGGTTTCTCGACGGCAGAGGAGGTCACCGACACGAGCGGCCGCGGGGTCGGGATGGACGTCGTCCACGACACCGTCACGAAGCTCGACGGCAGCGTCAACGTCGAGTCGACGCCGGGCGAGGGGACGACGGTCTCGCTGCGCCTGCCGGTGACGATGGCGATCGTGAAGGTGCTGTTCGTCGAGGTCGGGGACGAGCAGTACGGCATCCCGATCAAGAACGTCGACGAGATCACTCAGGCGACGGAAGCCCAGAGCATCAACGGGACCGAAGTCATCAAGCACAACGACGAGATCTACCCGGTCGTCGACCTCGCGGAGACGTTCGACGTACCCGGCGAGACGAAAAACGGCGACGGGATGCTTGTCAGGATCCGCGAGTCCGAGCGACGGGTCGCGCTACACTGTGATTCCGTCGAGAGCCAGGAAGAGGTCGTCGTCAAGCCGCTTGAGGGGATCCTCTCGGGGACGCCCGGCCTCTCCGGGACGGCGGTGCTGGGCGACGGGAACATCGTCCACATCCTCGACGTGGTGACCCTGTAA
- a CDS encoding RAD55 family ATPase yields the protein MIELTKTGIDGLDEILNGGIVKDSTTLVSGNPGAGKSILGLQYIYNGVDMFDEKGIYLSFEENQQDLREAAESIGLDRWSEYVERGDILVYDKRELLGEHDFSSSLDILLEDFKDSEYERLVLDSLAMFNLFFDDERERRTYLLKFADILRENGLTTLMTNEQGAVFPKREIGLENYLTDGNIYLLQTPTESGVKRYVWVAKMRKQDIETDIFPMEISQGGITVHDNASEFSMMNHGESPLN from the coding sequence ATGATCGAACTCACGAAAACCGGCATCGACGGCCTGGACGAGATCTTGAACGGCGGCATCGTGAAGGACTCGACGACGCTCGTCAGCGGCAATCCCGGGGCGGGAAAGAGTATCCTCGGACTGCAGTACATCTACAACGGCGTCGACATGTTCGACGAGAAGGGGATCTATCTCTCCTTCGAGGAAAACCAGCAGGACCTCCGCGAGGCCGCCGAATCGATCGGTCTCGACAGGTGGTCGGAGTACGTCGAACGCGGTGACATCCTCGTCTACGACAAGCGGGAACTGCTCGGGGAACACGACTTCTCGTCGTCGCTCGATATACTCCTCGAAGACTTCAAAGACAGCGAATACGAACGCCTCGTGCTGGATTCGCTGGCGATGTTCAACCTCTTTTTCGACGACGAGCGCGAGCGCCGCACGTACCTCCTGAAGTTCGCTGACATCCTGAGGGAGAACGGACTGACGACGCTGATGACCAACGAACAGGGGGCCGTCTTCCCGAAGAGGGAGATCGGACTCGAGAACTACCTGACCGACGGGAACATCTATCTGCTCCAGACCCCGACCGAATCGGGCGTCAAGCGGTACGTCTGGGTCGCGAAGATGCGAAAGCAAGATATCGAGACGGACATCTTCCCGATGGAGATCTCCCAGGGTGGGATCACCGTTCACGACAACGCCAGCGAGTTCTCGATGATGAACCACGGTGAGTCGCCGCTCAACTGA
- a CDS encoding DNA double-strand break repair nuclease NurA, whose protein sequence is MTLDPVHIEGIARLAGQLGRGVSDTDHQGLAETVWAEFLDPLYADGDPVLEPLGEQRRRVIDLEDAALAESPFDTQHGLDSGTINPTTFKNGLVLDVAQAAMSAVPSDLDLHRARTVVVSAHTNDTTIDLGGEWVAYDEGYTRQRVVQVPRVDRYAQTVVHALALYLAESHHAQLQADVVEDLLILDGPIYPTGLLKWADRHPELATLLRDHERPRSVIQNYVELVETFVDRDVPLVGFVKNSASNAITRAVRSETNAPWANDAALFTQVLARRDDDGDRRTEALTCTNWFRSRLGTDRPLSTQGGGLGLETRLDREAYEVTFFVVYDPRLDVTYRIEAPYAVTRDEGVREALTRHILGEIAAERGPPLAVAKADELARIDREGKETLRQTIERQFDSERQRQYNDQRWGVDLDVGGL, encoded by the coding sequence ATGACGCTCGACCCGGTGCACATCGAGGGGATCGCGCGCCTCGCCGGCCAGCTCGGACGAGGCGTGAGCGACACCGACCACCAGGGGCTGGCAGAGACGGTCTGGGCGGAGTTCCTCGACCCGCTGTACGCTGACGGCGATCCCGTGCTCGAACCGCTGGGCGAGCAGCGCCGCCGGGTGATCGACCTCGAAGACGCCGCGCTCGCCGAGTCGCCGTTCGACACCCAGCACGGGCTGGACTCGGGAACGATCAACCCCACGACGTTCAAGAACGGGCTGGTGCTTGACGTCGCCCAGGCCGCGATGAGCGCCGTCCCCTCGGATCTGGACCTCCACCGCGCCCGCACCGTGGTTGTAAGTGCCCATACCAACGACACGACGATCGATCTCGGCGGCGAATGGGTCGCCTACGACGAGGGGTACACCCGCCAGCGAGTCGTGCAGGTACCACGTGTCGACCGGTACGCCCAGACGGTCGTCCACGCGCTGGCGCTGTATCTCGCCGAAAGCCACCACGCGCAACTGCAGGCCGACGTGGTCGAGGACCTGCTGATCCTCGACGGGCCAATCTACCCCACGGGACTGCTGAAGTGGGCCGACCGCCACCCCGAACTGGCGACGCTGTTGCGCGATCACGAACGCCCGCGCAGCGTGATCCAGAACTACGTCGAACTGGTCGAGACGTTCGTCGATCGGGACGTGCCGCTGGTCGGGTTCGTGAAAAACAGCGCGAGCAATGCCATCACGCGAGCCGTCCGATCGGAGACCAACGCCCCCTGGGCCAACGACGCCGCGCTGTTCACGCAGGTGCTCGCTCGTCGAGACGACGACGGCGACCGCCGGACGGAGGCGCTGACCTGCACGAACTGGTTCCGGTCGCGGCTCGGCACCGACCGGCCGCTCTCGACGCAGGGCGGCGGTCTGGGTCTCGAGACGCGACTCGATCGCGAGGCCTACGAGGTGACCTTCTTCGTCGTCTACGATCCCCGACTGGACGTGACCTACCGGATCGAGGCCCCCTACGCGGTCACGCGCGACGAGGGGGTCCGCGAGGCGTTGACCCGCCACATACTCGGCGAGATCGCCGCCGAGCGGGGTCCGCCACTGGCCGTGGCCAAGGCCGACGAACTCGCGCGTATCGACCGCGAGGGCAAGGAAACACTCCGGCAGACGATCGAGCGCCAGTTCGACAGCGAGCGCCAGCGCCAGTACAACGACCAGCGCTGGGGCGTCGACCTCGACGTCGGCGGCCTGTAG
- a CDS encoding MFS transporter, translated as MVADSRFVSGFGSLLDADSYRYHAVYLTYFAASNGLVSFRNAFFEDVGLTGSQMGLLGALLVAGGLVAQPVWGVLADRFSATRAVLLIGVAVSGLGVLLFPLAAHVAWTFGVLAVATLVVSVFRAPILPVANSMVLSQGVEYGHVRAVGSVAFGVGSLLLGWIVAGFGLDWVFYVYALGMGFVFASVWTLSDPRADISPDLRRDAVQLVTNRGFLLLLLVASLVAGSYSAGDAFLSVYLRDLTGGDATTGLAWLVKTVAEAVVFLALAGADLDNRAVLAAGAGATAAGYLVLGVTTAVPLAVGIQVLSGAGVALFLFAAVHMTHRYAPTTLAATGQALLTSAGMGLGRIVGQLGSGWAVSAAGVRALYLVLAGTAAIATLASLGFQPRLAAILNLR; from the coding sequence GTGGTCGCGGACAGTCGGTTCGTCTCCGGGTTCGGGTCGCTCCTCGACGCGGACAGCTACCGCTATCACGCCGTCTATCTCACGTACTTCGCCGCCTCGAACGGGCTCGTCTCGTTCCGGAACGCCTTCTTCGAAGACGTCGGGCTCACGGGGTCGCAGATGGGGCTGCTCGGCGCGTTGCTCGTCGCCGGCGGGCTGGTCGCCCAGCCGGTGTGGGGAGTGCTCGCTGACCGGTTCAGCGCCACCCGGGCCGTGTTGCTGATCGGCGTCGCCGTCTCGGGGCTCGGCGTCCTGCTGTTCCCTCTCGCCGCCCACGTCGCGTGGACGTTCGGCGTGCTCGCCGTCGCGACGCTCGTGGTCTCGGTGTTCCGGGCTCCGATTCTCCCGGTCGCCAACTCGATGGTCCTCTCGCAGGGTGTCGAATACGGGCACGTCCGGGCGGTCGGGAGCGTCGCGTTCGGGGTCGGCAGCCTCCTGCTGGGCTGGATCGTCGCCGGCTTCGGGCTCGACTGGGTGTTCTACGTCTACGCGCTCGGGATGGGCTTTGTCTTCGCCTCGGTCTGGACCCTCTCGGATCCCCGGGCGGACATCTCTCCGGACCTGCGACGGGACGCGGTCCAGTTGGTAACCAACCGCGGGTTCCTGCTGTTGTTGCTGGTCGCGTCGCTGGTCGCCGGTTCCTATTCGGCCGGCGACGCCTTTCTCTCGGTGTACCTCCGCGATCTCACGGGCGGCGACGCCACGACGGGGCTGGCGTGGCTCGTCAAGACCGTCGCCGAGGCGGTCGTCTTCCTCGCGCTCGCCGGGGCCGATCTGGACAACCGGGCGGTGCTTGCTGCTGGCGCCGGGGCCACCGCCGCCGGATATCTCGTCCTCGGCGTGACGACGGCCGTGCCGCTCGCGGTCGGTATTCAGGTCCTGTCCGGTGCCGGCGTGGCGCTGTTCCTGTTCGCCGCGGTTCACATGACTCACCGGTACGCGCCGACGACGCTGGCCGCGACCGGCCAGGCGCTTTTGACCTCCGCGGGGATGGGGCTGGGCCGGATCGTCGGCCAGCTCGGGTCGGGCTGGGCGGTCAGCGCGGCGGGCGTCCGGGCGCTGTATCTCGTACTGGCCGGGACCGCGGCGATCGCGACGCTCGCGAGTCTGGGCTTTCAGCCGCGGCTGGCCGCAATCCTCAACCTGCGATAG
- a CDS encoding HEAT repeat domain-containing protein has product MSLYQLERDGDAQELIRLLRESDNTEIRARAADLLGNLDDHDERRDIVNALVEAAETDDADAVTAAAVDSLEALGGDAIEQLIASMAGVDFEEGADWVKAKAFTRALDSDVPELRMAAANGLGQFGESDTLPQLIEAFDDGDYRVRARAARAAGSIGDPRATDALEGLLDDRSPAVRREAADALGNVANRQALQALLSMYDDPDERVRRIAVGAFGNFDNGRPVEHLVDALDDGSAVVRRAAVYSLIELLSNVPRQRSHEIRESIVDELSATEDATVVVPLVEILEESTQTAQRRNTAWLLGRVTDGEHERVVEALIDCLDDSDQMTSQFAATSLAQFDGDAVEDRLLDVVEDDARSSDVRAQAIFTLGKVGGQRTRETLESIIDETEDEQVRKRAFSAFSKLGGQAGDVL; this is encoded by the coding sequence ATGTCCCTCTACCAGCTCGAGCGCGACGGCGACGCCCAGGAACTCATTCGCCTGCTCCGGGAGAGCGACAACACGGAGATCCGAGCGCGTGCGGCCGATCTGCTCGGTAACCTCGACGACCACGACGAGCGCAGAGACATCGTGAACGCGCTGGTCGAGGCCGCCGAGACCGACGACGCCGACGCCGTGACGGCCGCAGCCGTCGACTCTCTCGAGGCGCTCGGCGGCGACGCGATCGAGCAGTTGATCGCCAGCATGGCCGGCGTCGACTTCGAAGAGGGGGCCGACTGGGTGAAAGCGAAGGCGTTCACCCGGGCACTGGACAGCGACGTCCCGGAACTGCGCATGGCGGCCGCCAACGGGCTCGGACAGTTCGGAGAGAGCGATACGCTCCCGCAGTTGATCGAGGCCTTCGACGACGGTGATTACCGAGTTCGCGCACGCGCCGCACGGGCGGCGGGATCGATCGGTGACCCGCGCGCGACCGACGCGCTCGAGGGGTTGCTCGACGACCGGAGTCCGGCCGTCCGGCGCGAGGCGGCCGACGCGCTCGGCAACGTCGCCAACCGGCAGGCGCTGCAGGCGCTGCTTTCGATGTACGACGACCCCGACGAGCGCGTCCGCCGGATCGCCGTCGGCGCGTTCGGCAACTTCGACAACGGTCGCCCGGTCGAACACCTCGTGGACGCGCTCGACGACGGATCGGCGGTCGTCCGCCGGGCGGCGGTCTACTCGCTGATCGAGTTGCTCTCGAACGTGCCCCGCCAGCGCAGCCACGAGATCAGGGAGTCGATCGTCGACGAACTCAGCGCCACCGAGGACGCGACCGTCGTGGTCCCGCTGGTGGAGATCCTCGAGGAGAGCACCCAGACCGCCCAGCGACGCAACACGGCGTGGCTGCTCGGCCGGGTCACCGACGGCGAACACGAGCGGGTCGTCGAGGCGCTGATCGACTGTCTCGACGACAGCGATCAGATGACCTCACAGTTCGCGGCCACCAGTCTCGCGCAGTTCGACGGCGACGCCGTCGAGGACCGATTGCTGGACGTCGTCGAGGACGACGCCCGAAGCAGCGACGTGCGCGCACAGGCGATCTTCACACTGGGGAAGGTCGGCGGCCAGCGCACTCGCGAAACGCTGGAATCGATCATCGACGAGACCGAGGACGAACAGGTCCGCAAGCGGGCGTTCTCGGCGTTCTCCAAACTCGGCGGCCAGGCCGGCGACGTGCTGTGA
- a CDS encoding DUF7521 family protein codes for MIEFLYAVLTLVFVVAGLTMVGMAMRAYVQTSRRAMLHLSLGFALAVAGAAATMISAFLTDFGASSTANPESLLLVNSALTTFGYLFVIYSLVSYEA; via the coding sequence ATGATCGAGTTCCTCTATGCCGTCCTGACACTGGTCTTCGTCGTCGCGGGTCTGACGATGGTCGGGATGGCGATGCGTGCGTACGTACAGACGTCGAGACGGGCGATGTTGCACCTTTCGCTGGGGTTCGCGCTCGCGGTCGCCGGCGCGGCCGCGACGATGATCAGTGCCTTCCTGACGGACTTCGGTGCGTCTTCGACAGCGAACCCCGAGTCGCTACTGCTGGTCAACAGTGCTCTGACTACTTTCGGGTATCTCTTCGTGATCTACAGTCTCGTGAGCTACGAGGCGTAA
- a CDS encoding CheF family chemotaxis protein: MAEGEQKLADVQGRFMQVVSDGRKASDVEWQSCRLLLSNKRLLILTNEGRQTIPLGKVSSVKSRGDVNEAIAQVSSYLSIQIGSDVYLVAPQDQEPFEEKLYGAILDQRVVYVKHPAVEGGVVQDPGWEKARLKLGDGTVDLAIASGQFVEVDRGDVGTVEVTEQTVNDSQRRVAEIEHLVEGTVVQTHVTGPGRVVAVLAGLLGQENDPDADISKAEHEVLMALYSGVSPFKIPDFVGMDVEEIEGIYDELLEEGLLQKVRMRREVSLKPRGRNIASEVIENQ; the protein is encoded by the coding sequence ATGGCCGAGGGCGAACAGAAACTCGCGGACGTGCAGGGCCGGTTCATGCAGGTCGTCTCGGACGGCCGCAAGGCCAGCGACGTCGAGTGGCAATCGTGTCGCCTGCTGTTGTCGAACAAGCGCCTGCTCATCCTGACCAACGAGGGCAGACAGACCATCCCACTCGGGAAGGTCTCCAGCGTCAAGAGCCGCGGAGACGTCAACGAGGCCATCGCACAGGTGTCGAGTTACCTCTCGATCCAGATCGGCTCTGACGTCTATCTTGTCGCCCCGCAGGACCAGGAACCGTTCGAGGAGAAACTGTACGGCGCGATCCTGGATCAGCGCGTCGTCTACGTCAAACATCCCGCAGTCGAGGGCGGCGTCGTCCAGGACCCCGGCTGGGAGAAGGCCCGGCTCAAACTCGGCGACGGAACGGTCGATCTGGCGATCGCCTCGGGCCAGTTCGTCGAGGTCGATCGCGGCGATGTCGGGACGGTCGAGGTGACCGAACAGACGGTCAACGACAGTCAGCGCCGCGTCGCCGAGATCGAACACCTCGTCGAGGGCACCGTCGTCCAGACGCACGTCACCGGCCCGGGTCGGGTCGTGGCGGTTCTCGCCGGCCTGCTCGGCCAGGAGAACGACCCAGACGCGGACATCAGCAAGGCGGAACACGAGGTCCTGATGGCGCTGTATTCCGGCGTTTCACCGTTCAAGATTCCAGATTTCGTCGGCATGGATGTCGAGGAAATCGAGGGGATATACGACGAACTCCTCGAAGAGGGACTCCTCCAGAAAGTGCGAATGCGACGCGAGGTGTCACTGAAGCCACGCGGGCGCAACATCGCCAGCGAGGTCATCGAGAACCAGTGA
- a CDS encoding winged helix-turn-helix domain-containing protein, producing the protein MASVDLLRTLGNKYSAEILDAADEPQSAQDLSDELDIPIATCYRRIDELTEHGLLELHDSILSEDRRRIKVYRRNVESVTVDFDQSMAISVEDRSEVTNKLDDAWRTLSEG; encoded by the coding sequence ATGGCTTCGGTCGATCTTCTCCGGACACTGGGGAACAAATACAGTGCGGAGATCCTCGACGCGGCGGACGAGCCACAGTCGGCACAGGACCTCAGCGACGAACTCGACATTCCGATCGCGACCTGTTATCGGCGGATCGACGAGCTGACCGAGCACGGGTTACTCGAGTTACACGACAGCATCCTCTCCGAGGACCGCCGGCGGATCAAGGTCTATCGTCGGAACGTCGAGTCGGTCACTGTCGATTTCGACCAGTCGATGGCGATCTCCGTCGAAGACCGCTCGGAAGTGACGAACAAACTCGACGACGCCTGGCGGACGCTCTCGGAGGGGTAA
- a CDS encoding protein-glutamate methylesterase/protein-glutamine glutaminase, with translation MPRSSPRAVVADDSHFMRSVISDILSEGGIDVVAQAKNGREAVEAVREHSPDVVTMDVEMPEMDGIEAVERIMAQQPTPILMLSAHTDEDADVTFEALQKGAVDFFTKPGGEVSMEMSRLKDQLVDIVRSVAQAEPRAGDTTDTETDDSTQSSARYGGRPTLVVGSSTGGPTVVEQVMSSLPLEASLRVLIVQHMPGGFTDRFAERLDARSEYDVSEARDGDRIAAGEALVAAGDRHMEVANYSHGRLRVALTDDPPVNSVRPSVDVTMRSAARTIDDQLIGVVLTGMGQDGADGIRALKEHDGRTIAQDEASSAVFGMPKRAIETGCIDTVTSIESIPAAILDAIPQEVH, from the coding sequence ATGCCACGATCATCGCCGCGGGCTGTCGTCGCCGACGACTCGCATTTCATGCGGAGCGTCATCTCCGACATTCTCTCGGAGGGCGGGATCGACGTGGTCGCACAGGCGAAAAACGGCCGCGAGGCTGTCGAAGCCGTCCGCGAGCACAGCCCCGACGTCGTCACGATGGACGTCGAAATGCCGGAGATGGACGGGATCGAGGCCGTCGAGCGGATCATGGCCCAGCAGCCGACGCCAATCCTGATGTTGAGCGCGCACACCGACGAAGACGCCGACGTCACCTTCGAGGCGCTCCAGAAAGGGGCGGTCGACTTCTTCACCAAACCCGGCGGCGAGGTCTCGATGGAGATGTCTCGGCTGAAAGACCAGCTCGTCGATATCGTCCGATCGGTCGCACAGGCGGAGCCGAGAGCGGGCGACACAACAGACACCGAGACCGACGATTCGACCCAGTCGTCCGCCCGATACGGCGGCCGACCGACACTCGTCGTCGGCTCCTCGACCGGCGGTCCGACAGTCGTCGAGCAGGTCATGTCCTCGCTGCCGCTCGAGGCGTCGCTGCGCGTGCTGATCGTCCAGCACATGCCCGGCGGCTTCACCGACCGGTTCGCTGAGCGGCTGGACGCCCGGAGCGAGTACGACGTCTCTGAAGCGCGGGACGGGGATCGCATCGCCGCCGGCGAGGCGCTCGTGGCCGCCGGCGATCGACACATGGAAGTCGCAAACTACAGTCACGGCCGGCTTCGGGTGGCGCTCACGGACGACCCGCCGGTCAACAGCGTCAGGCCGTCCGTCGACGTGACGATGCGGTCTGCCGCCCGGACGATCGACGACCAGTTGATCGGTGTCGTGCTCACCGGGATGGGTCAGGACGGTGCCGACGGCATCCGCGCGCTCAAAGAACACGACGGGCGAACGATCGCGCAGGACGAGGCCAGTTCTGCGGTGTTCGGGATGCCAAAGCGAGCGATCGAGACCGGCTGTATCGACACGGTCACCTCGATCGAATCGATCCCGGCGGCCATTCTCGACGCGATACCACAGGAGGTTCACTAA
- a CDS encoding CheR family methyltransferase → MTRRSGSEQGFDQLLEYIGDELDFESGFYNDAYMDRRITARMRRTDTDSYRAYRRLLERDDGEREALLDSLSINVTGFFRNPEAWDGLRTALRELTAERRQMNVWSAPSADGREPYSVAMLALDDPEIDADRIDVLGTDINHEILRTARSGVYETSKTTDIAEELEPLTELDPYIRRDGNAFEVRDRVRELVSFEQHDLIRGEPKGPFDLVLCRNLLIYIDSSYKVPIFETIEGSLRDGGYLMIGMTETIPTEMRETFEAADKQHRIYRKR, encoded by the coding sequence ATGACGCGGCGATCGGGTTCGGAACAGGGTTTCGACCAGTTGCTCGAGTACATCGGCGACGAGCTTGACTTCGAGTCCGGGTTCTACAACGACGCCTACATGGACCGGCGGATCACCGCCCGGATGCGCCGGACCGACACGGACAGCTACCGGGCGTACCGTCGCTTGCTCGAACGCGACGACGGCGAACGCGAAGCGTTGCTGGACTCGCTGTCGATCAACGTCACCGGGTTCTTCCGGAACCCCGAGGCCTGGGACGGATTGCGGACAGCCCTGCGGGAGCTGACCGCTGAGCGCCGACAGATGAACGTCTGGAGCGCCCCCAGCGCCGACGGGCGCGAACCGTACTCGGTCGCGATGCTGGCGCTCGACGACCCGGAGATCGACGCCGACCGGATCGACGTCCTCGGGACCGACATCAATCACGAGATACTCAGAACTGCCAGGTCGGGCGTCTACGAGACCTCGAAGACGACCGACATCGCCGAGGAACTCGAACCGCTCACGGAACTGGACCCGTACATCCGGCGGGACGGGAACGCGTTCGAGGTCCGCGACCGCGTCAGGGAACTCGTCAGCTTCGAGCAGCACGACCTAATCCGCGGCGAACCGAAGGGCCCGTTCGATCTCGTGCTGTGTCGGAACCTGCTGATCTACATCGATTCCTCCTACAAGGTGCCGATCTTCGAGACGATCGAAGGGTCGCTTCGCGACGGCGGCTACCTGATGATCGGGATGACCGAGACCATCCCCACGGAGATGCGAGAGACCTTCGAAGCAGCGGACAAGCAACACCGGATCTACCGAAAGCGTTGA